A genomic window from Streptomyces broussonetiae includes:
- a CDS encoding BlaI/MecI/CopY family transcriptional regulator, with protein sequence MTDPDPRRRRRAQGALETQVLAALHEAGGPVTAGWVQEHLAAGLAYTTVMTVLARLLAKNAVTRRREGRSFVWLPAADEAGLAALKMRKVLDGEQDRRAVLARFITALPEGDEQLLRELLDQAADES encoded by the coding sequence GTGACGGACCCCGATCCGCGCCGTCGGCGCAGGGCGCAGGGCGCACTGGAGACACAGGTGCTCGCGGCGCTGCACGAGGCCGGGGGCCCGGTGACCGCCGGCTGGGTGCAGGAACATCTGGCCGCCGGTCTCGCCTACACGACCGTGATGACGGTCCTCGCCCGACTGCTGGCGAAGAACGCCGTGACCCGTCGGCGCGAGGGCAGGTCGTTCGTGTGGCTGCCCGCCGCCGACGAGGCGGGGCTCGCCGCCCTCAAGATGCGCAAGGTGCTCGACGGCGAACAGGACCGCCGTGCGGTGCTGGCCCGGTTCATCACCGCCCTGCCGGAGGGCGACGAGCAGCTGCTGCGCGAACTGCTGGACCAGGCCGCGGACGAGAGCTGA
- a CDS encoding TerD family protein, whose amino-acid sequence MSVSLTKGGNVSLSKQAPGLTAVTVGLGWQANTGYEPDAAALLCDRSGQVLSDEHFVFFNNLTSPDGSVRHGGGGAPAGGDDQRIQVDLTRVPAQVEKIVFLVSLYDGASRGQTFAQVHRAHIRVLDQDGGIELARYDLASGGLSTETALVLGELYRHGAEWKFRAIGQGYATGLAGIATDYGVTVLQETSPGPAPSPEPGPAPSQAGPADAPRTSVAPPAPSVPPKPLVAASPAPAFPVSPQPTGSSTVTCFFDPNHGPGITTVTWSPQWGVPRPVQTCGGCAQRVQTTVPPFYTPPQQGYPQPAQQGYPQQGYPQQGYPQPGYPQQGYAEPYADHHDHHQQGGGRRFGTGALIGAGAAGLIGGALLNEAFDDDEPDVEVNNFYED is encoded by the coding sequence ATGAGTGTGTCCCTGACCAAGGGCGGCAATGTGTCGCTGAGCAAGCAGGCCCCCGGCCTGACTGCGGTGACGGTCGGGCTGGGCTGGCAGGCGAACACCGGATACGAGCCGGACGCGGCCGCGTTGCTCTGCGACCGGTCCGGGCAGGTGCTGTCCGATGAGCACTTCGTCTTCTTCAACAACCTCACCAGCCCCGACGGTTCGGTCCGCCACGGTGGCGGGGGCGCCCCCGCCGGGGGTGACGACCAGCGGATCCAGGTCGACCTGACCCGGGTCCCGGCCCAGGTCGAGAAGATCGTCTTCCTCGTGTCCCTGTACGACGGCGCGAGCCGGGGCCAGACCTTCGCCCAGGTGCACCGCGCGCACATCCGTGTCCTCGACCAGGACGGCGGTATCGAACTCGCCCGCTACGACCTCGCGTCCGGCGGTCTGTCGACCGAGACCGCGCTGGTCCTCGGCGAGCTGTACCGGCACGGCGCGGAATGGAAGTTCCGCGCGATCGGCCAGGGCTACGCCACGGGCCTCGCCGGCATCGCCACCGACTACGGCGTGACCGTGCTCCAGGAGACGTCACCGGGCCCGGCGCCGAGCCCGGAACCCGGCCCGGCACCCAGCCAGGCCGGCCCGGCCGACGCGCCGCGGACGAGCGTGGCGCCACCCGCGCCGTCCGTCCCACCCAAGCCACTGGTCGCCGCTTCGCCGGCCCCGGCGTTCCCCGTATCCCCGCAACCCACCGGGAGTTCCACCGTGACCTGCTTCTTCGACCCCAACCACGGCCCGGGCATCACGACCGTGACCTGGTCCCCGCAGTGGGGTGTGCCCCGGCCCGTCCAGACCTGCGGCGGCTGCGCACAGCGCGTGCAGACCACGGTTCCGCCGTTCTACACGCCGCCCCAGCAGGGCTACCCGCAGCCCGCGCAGCAGGGCTACCCGCAGCAGGGCTACCCGCAGCAGGGCTACCCGCAGCCTGGATATCCTCAGCAGGGCTACGCGGAGCCGTACGCCGACCACCACGACCATCACCAGCAGGGCGGTGGCCGGCGCTTCGGCACCGGCGCGCTCATCGGTGCCGGAGCGGCCGGTCTCATCGGCGGCGCGCTGCTCAACGAGGCGTTCGACGACGACGAACCGGACGTCGAGGTGAACAACTTCTACGAGGACTGA
- a CDS encoding M56 family metallopeptidase — MGIFVLLPLVLPLTAWPVARLAEQRLHPRTATVLLTWVATVMALCSTVCLGLLVVVGTAQLPGNPLPDGWSDPEVRESVPRHEVAGKAAIPALLAVVAACGRALLRHRRVRRRAHAALRGLPSTQVAVLPDDRPYAYALPGGPRDRIVASTAMLGCLASRERRALFAHERAHLAARHHRHLLLIQLAARANPFLWPLRTAVAYTAERWADEEAARAVGSRKAVARAIGTAALVSRATPAPTLAALAAPGPLPRRVAALLAPAPSARTWPSVFTAVGLALWTAATGAALSAMFSATSALTLLLLLRAATPL; from the coding sequence ATGGGAATCTTCGTCCTCCTTCCTCTGGTCCTGCCGCTCACGGCGTGGCCGGTCGCCCGCCTGGCCGAGCAACGCCTGCACCCGCGCACCGCGACCGTCCTGCTGACCTGGGTGGCCACGGTCATGGCGCTGTGCAGCACGGTGTGTCTGGGGCTGCTGGTGGTGGTCGGCACGGCCCAACTGCCCGGCAATCCCCTGCCGGACGGCTGGTCGGACCCCGAGGTGCGCGAGAGCGTGCCCCGGCACGAGGTCGCGGGGAAGGCCGCGATCCCCGCGCTGCTCGCGGTCGTCGCCGCCTGCGGCCGGGCGCTGCTGCGTCACCGCCGGGTACGACGCCGGGCCCACGCGGCGCTGAGGGGACTGCCGTCCACCCAGGTCGCCGTGCTGCCCGACGACCGGCCGTACGCCTATGCGCTGCCCGGCGGACCGCGCGACCGGATCGTGGCGTCCACGGCCATGCTCGGCTGCCTCGCCTCCCGGGAACGGCGCGCGCTGTTCGCCCATGAGCGGGCCCACCTCGCCGCCCGCCACCACCGGCACCTGCTGCTGATCCAACTCGCCGCGCGCGCCAACCCGTTCCTGTGGCCGCTGCGGACGGCGGTCGCCTACACCGCGGAGCGCTGGGCGGACGAGGAGGCCGCCCGGGCCGTCGGCAGCCGCAAGGCCGTCGCGCGCGCGATCGGCACCGCGGCGCTCGTCTCCCGCGCCACCCCGGCACCGACACTCGCCGCCCTGGCCGCCCCGGGCCCGCTGCCCCGCCGGGTCGCCGCCCTGCTGGCTCCGGCACCGAGCGCCCGCACCTGGCCGTCCGTCTTCACTGCCGTGGGCCTGGCCCTGTGGACCGCGGCCACCGGAGCCGCGCTCTCCGCGATGTTCTCGGCCACCTCTGCGCTGACGCTCCTGCTCCTGCTGCGCGCGGCGACGCCCCTCTGA
- a CDS encoding ArsR/SmtB family transcription factor: protein MTEIAGGFEDPPAEVLAEAAAAFGLLASSARLHLMWALSQGESDVTHLADRVGGALPAVSQHLAKLKLAGLVRSRREGRRQVYYIDDPDVVTLVRVMVSQLTARSQHASAPVHRLRGIGG, encoded by the coding sequence GTGACGGAGATCGCCGGTGGCTTCGAGGACCCGCCCGCCGAGGTGCTGGCAGAGGCCGCCGCGGCGTTCGGGCTGCTCGCATCCTCCGCCCGGCTGCACCTGATGTGGGCCCTGTCCCAGGGCGAGAGCGATGTCACGCATCTCGCCGACCGGGTGGGCGGCGCGCTGCCCGCGGTCAGCCAGCATCTGGCGAAGCTCAAGCTCGCCGGACTCGTCCGCTCGCGCCGCGAGGGCCGACGGCAGGTCTACTACATCGACGACCCCGACGTGGTCACCCTGGTCCGGGTGATGGTGAGCCAGCTGACCGCGCGCTCGCAGCACGCCTCCGCCCCCGTCCACCGCCTGCGCGGGATCGGTGGCTGA
- the mgtA gene encoding magnesium-translocating P-type ATPase, which produces MAESAAPAGQDAQGPAAGAATAIGAAPAADPSPVETGGPTLLEVLRELDTGPRGLTEAQAEQRLARHGGNVLPARQEASWPRLFVRSARDPFTAVLLCLGLVSAVVCAWGTASVILLLVAVSCVLRATGEHRADRSTAALRELVATTATVLRRAEEDAPPTSRELPVDELVPGDVIRLAPGDLVPADVRLLRAGGLTVHQSALTGESAPVPKSADDTPRGTDGAVPVPVVPGAFQQPQWCFQGSSVASGSATAVVTATGARTRFATAHGPTATDREPSAFDRSVHGVSWILIRFMLLTPPLVLMANAALRDRGLETLPFAVAVAVGLTPEMLPVLVTTCLARGATLLARTHGVIVKRLPALHDVGAVDVLCLDKTGTLTRDRPVVHRSLGPDGQAEPAVLHWAAVNAWWTLQLADLPEPDALDEAVLDTADEDALLAYDGVAAVPFDPVRRLATAVVRAPGRLGVHTLVVKGDVRAVLERCALTDEQRERLHAHAGRHADDGLRVLAVATAERPARTRGYTPADERGLTFRGLITLRDALAPTAADALQVLTDRGVAVKVLTGDHPGTAARACRDLGIPLTGTDVLDVGGTDTLTDGELSGLAARTTVFARCTPEHKARIIQALRSAGHTVGFLGDGVNDLPALRAADVGIAPRDAADVARESADVVLARKDLTGVAHAVRAGRHASGNIATYLRVTLSSNFGNVIAMLSAGLLLPFLPMLPAQVLTQNLCFDAAQLAFAQDRPPAAVLRRPTVLRPRDLLRFIVGFGVLNAVADLATFVVLALALHGLGPGGDEAVFHSGWFTENLLTQALVMVLLRAGGHGARGRRPGPVAWAAIALAVIGLVVPPSPLGPALGLRPLPVLYYALLTAVLALYAAGLLVARARYSRGRGVSVRSGRR; this is translated from the coding sequence GTGGCTGAGAGCGCCGCGCCCGCGGGACAGGACGCCCAAGGGCCCGCTGCCGGTGCCGCGACGGCGATCGGCGCGGCCCCGGCGGCCGATCCGTCCCCCGTCGAGACGGGCGGACCAACCCTGCTCGAGGTGCTGCGCGAGCTGGACACCGGCCCGCGCGGGCTGACCGAGGCACAGGCCGAGCAACGGCTCGCCCGGCACGGCGGGAACGTGCTTCCGGCCCGCCAGGAGGCCTCCTGGCCACGGCTGTTCGTCCGCAGTGCGCGCGACCCGTTCACCGCCGTCCTGCTCTGCCTCGGACTGGTCTCGGCCGTGGTCTGCGCCTGGGGGACCGCTTCCGTGATCCTCCTGCTCGTCGCGGTGAGCTGCGTGCTGCGGGCGACCGGCGAGCACCGCGCCGACCGGTCCACGGCCGCCTTGCGCGAACTCGTCGCCACCACCGCCACGGTGCTGCGCCGCGCCGAGGAGGATGCGCCGCCCACGAGCCGCGAACTCCCGGTGGACGAGCTGGTTCCGGGAGACGTGATCCGACTCGCCCCGGGTGACCTGGTCCCGGCGGACGTGCGCCTGCTGCGGGCCGGCGGTCTGACCGTGCACCAGTCCGCGCTGACCGGGGAGTCCGCTCCCGTCCCCAAGTCCGCGGACGACACACCGCGTGGCACCGACGGTGCTGTCCCCGTTCCCGTCGTGCCGGGGGCGTTCCAGCAGCCGCAGTGGTGTTTCCAGGGCAGCAGTGTCGCCTCCGGCAGCGCCACCGCGGTCGTCACCGCCACCGGCGCGCGAACCCGGTTCGCCACCGCACACGGTCCCACCGCCACGGACCGGGAGCCGAGCGCCTTCGACCGCTCCGTCCACGGCGTGTCCTGGATCCTGATCCGCTTCATGCTGCTGACCCCGCCGCTGGTGCTGATGGCCAACGCGGCGCTGCGCGACCGTGGTCTGGAGACGCTGCCGTTCGCCGTCGCCGTCGCCGTCGGGCTCACCCCGGAGATGCTGCCGGTCCTCGTCACCACCTGTCTGGCCCGCGGGGCCACGCTGCTCGCCCGCACGCACGGCGTGATCGTCAAACGGCTGCCCGCGCTGCACGACGTCGGCGCCGTCGACGTGCTCTGCCTCGACAAGACCGGCACGCTGACCCGGGACCGGCCGGTCGTGCACCGCTCGCTGGGACCCGACGGGCAGGCGGAGCCCGCCGTACTGCACTGGGCCGCCGTCAACGCGTGGTGGACCCTCCAACTCGCCGACCTGCCCGAACCCGACGCCCTCGACGAGGCCGTCCTGGACACGGCCGACGAGGACGCGCTCCTGGCGTACGACGGTGTGGCGGCCGTCCCCTTCGACCCGGTCCGCCGCCTCGCCACCGCCGTCGTCCGCGCCCCCGGCCGCCTCGGCGTCCACACCCTGGTCGTGAAGGGTGACGTCCGGGCCGTCCTGGAGCGCTGTGCGCTCACCGACGAGCAGCGCGAGCGCCTGCACGCACACGCCGGCCGGCACGCCGACGACGGGCTGCGCGTCCTGGCCGTCGCCACCGCGGAGCGCCCCGCCCGTACCCGCGGCTACACCCCGGCCGACGAACGCGGGCTGACCTTCCGGGGCCTGATCACGCTGCGGGACGCGCTCGCGCCCACCGCCGCCGACGCCCTGCAGGTGCTCACCGACCGTGGTGTCGCCGTCAAGGTCCTCACCGGCGACCACCCGGGCACGGCCGCCCGCGCCTGCCGCGACCTCGGCATCCCCCTCACCGGGACCGACGTGCTCGACGTCGGCGGCACCGACACCCTCACCGACGGCGAACTGTCCGGCCTGGCCGCCCGTACGACCGTCTTCGCGCGCTGTACACCCGAGCACAAGGCCCGGATCATCCAGGCCCTGCGCTCCGCCGGGCACACCGTCGGCTTCCTCGGTGACGGCGTCAACGACCTGCCCGCCCTGCGCGCCGCCGACGTCGGCATCGCCCCGCGCGACGCCGCCGACGTGGCCCGTGAGAGCGCCGATGTGGTGCTCGCCCGCAAGGACCTCACCGGCGTCGCCCACGCCGTCCGTGCGGGCCGGCACGCAAGCGGCAACATCGCCACCTATCTGCGTGTCACGCTCTCCTCCAACTTCGGCAACGTGATCGCGATGCTCTCCGCGGGCCTGCTGCTGCCGTTCCTGCCGATGCTCCCGGCCCAGGTCCTCACCCAGAACCTGTGCTTCGACGCCGCTCAGCTCGCCTTCGCCCAGGACCGGCCGCCCGCCGCGGTGCTGCGCCGTCCGACCGTGCTGCGCCCGCGTGACCTGCTGCGGTTCATCGTTGGATTCGGTGTGCTCAACGCCGTCGCCGACCTCGCCACCTTCGTCGTCCTGGCGCTCGCCCTGCACGGACTGGGGCCGGGTGGCGACGAGGCGGTGTTCCACTCCGGCTGGTTCACCGAGAACCTGCTCACCCAGGCCCTGGTGATGGTGCTGCTGCGCGCCGGCGGTCATGGTGCGCGGGGACGCCGGCCCGGCCCGGTGGCCTGGGCTGCCATCGCCCTGGCCGTCATCGGCCTGGTGGTGCCGCCCTCCCCGCTCGGACCGGCACTGGGCCTCAGGCCCCTGCCGGTCCTCTACTACGCCCTGCTGACCGCGGTCCTGGCCCTGTACGCCGCGGGCCTGCTGGTGGCCAGGGCGCGGTATTCGCGCGGTCGAGGTGTGTCCGTGCGGTCGGGACGCCGGTGA
- a CDS encoding GlsB/YeaQ/YmgE family stress response membrane protein, with the protein MGIIGWIILGLAAGAIAKVLLPGRDPGGLIGTTVIGIAGAFIGGWLSARFLDRPVEKHFFDLYTWGAAIGGSLVLLIGYRILFGNSRD; encoded by the coding sequence GTGGGCATCATCGGCTGGATCATCCTCGGCCTGGCCGCCGGAGCCATAGCGAAGGTGCTGCTGCCGGGCCGTGACCCGGGCGGCCTCATCGGCACCACCGTCATCGGCATCGCGGGCGCCTTCATCGGCGGCTGGCTTTCGGCCCGCTTCCTCGACCGCCCGGTGGAGAAGCACTTCTTCGACCTCTACACCTGGGGTGCGGCGATCGGCGGCTCCCTGGTGCTGCTCATCGGTTACCGCATCCTCTTCGGCAACTCCCGCGACTGA